From Salvia splendens isolate huo1 chromosome 16, SspV2, whole genome shotgun sequence, a single genomic window includes:
- the LOC121771227 gene encoding VQ motif-containing protein 10-like, translating to MAMRGGERSGVKVVIINTEYVETDAVSFKSVVQRLTGKDATVAESQPGIRNEAAAGGFWKAPGLDKMMSFKDFDRMLKELPPLDELYRLYADN from the coding sequence ATGGCAATGCGCGGCGGCGAAAGGAGCGGAGTGAAGGTGGTGATAATCAACACCGAGTACGTGGAGACGGATGCGGTGAGCTTCAAATCTGTGGTCCAGAGGCTCACCGGGAAAGACGCGACGGTGGCGGAGTCTCAGCCGGGAATAAGAAACGAGGCCGCCGCCGGCGGGTTCTGGAAGGCGCCGGGGCTGGATAAGATGATGTCGTTCAAGGATTTCGATAGGATGCTCAAGGAATTGCCGCCGCTTGATGAATTATACAGGCTTTACGCCGATAATTAA
- the LOC121770049 gene encoding E3 ubiquitin-protein ligase DA2L-like: MGNKLGRRQVVDEKYTRPQGLYQHRDVDHKKLRKLILDSKLAPCYPGDDDSACDLEECPICFLYYPSLNRSRCCTKGICTECFLQMKTPNSTRPTQCPFCKTSNYAVEYRGVKTKEEKNIEQLEEQRVIEAKIRMRHQELQDEEKFMKLREISSSSSMRAPTEVEYCSIQAPTSVSAIESEEITASHESSETSAIRPPQRQRQTREDEFDLDLEDIMVMEAIWLSIQENGRHQDLSYSDAVQSGEYIVDNRSSLAEIVPATGSSSSPSGGLACAIAALAERQQVSGGTPTSYGGDISGYNVSGSSRYSNGEGQESENYFPAESGTMVSPDSQLAMTGDAGEWADHRSQMAEVGTSYGGSDEFGDVGSPSVPQEDENHNRVQPVAGSVIPESFEEQMMLAMAVSLAEARARTSTPGVAWH; the protein is encoded by the exons ATGGGGAATAAATTGGGGAGGAGGCAGGTGGTGGATGAGAAGTACACTAGGCCTCAGGGGTTGTACCAACACAGAGATGTGGATCATAAGAAGCTTCGGAAGCTGATTCTTGACTCGAAGCTGGCGCCTTGCTACCCTGGTGATGATGATTCTGCCTGTGACCTTGAGGAGTGCCCCATTTGCTTCTTG TACTATCCAAGTCTTAATCGGTCGAGATGCTGCACGAAAGGCATTTGTACAG AGTGTTTTTTGCAGATGAAGACCCCCAATTCGACGCGGCCTACACA GTGTCCATTCTGCAAAACCTCAAATTATGCTGTGGAGTATCGAGGTGTTAAGACGAAGGAGGAGAAAAACATAGAACAACTT GAAGAACAACGAGTCATTGAGGCCAAAATAAGGATGAGGCATCAAGAACTTCAGGATGAAGAAAAGTTTATGAAACTAAGAGAAATAAGCTCTTCTAGCAGTATGAGAGCACCAACTGAGGTTGAATATTGCTCGATCCAAG CGCCCACTTCTGTTTCTGCTATAGAATCTGAAGAAATTACTGCTTCACATGAGTCCAGTGAAACTTCAGCAATAAGACCACCACAACGCCAAAGGCAGACTAG GGAGGATGAATTTGACCTAGATCTTGAGGACATCATGGTTATGGAAGCAATTTGGCTGTCTATTCAG GAAAATGGCAGGCATCAAGATCTATCTTACAGTGATGCAGTTCAGTCAGGAGAATACATTGTAGACAATCGCAGCTCATTAGCAGAAATAGTTCCGGCAACTGGATCATCGTCGTCTCCCTCTGGTGGTCTTGCTTGCGCTATCGCAGCCCTTGCTGAACGTCAGCAGGTCAGCGGAGGGACCCCTACCAGCTATGGCGGTGACATATCTGGATATAACGTGTCTGGGAGCAGCAGGTATTCCAACGGTGAGGGGCAGGAATCTGAAAATTATTTTCCCGCAGAGAGTGGCACTATGGTATCACCCGACAGCCAGCTGGCAATGACCGGGGATGCTGGAGAATGGGCTGATCATCGATCTCAAATGGCTGAAGTAGGAACTAGTTACGGAGGCTCTGATGAATTTGGGGATGTTGGCAGTCCCTCTGTCCCCCAGGAAGACGAGAACCACAACAGGGTTCAACCTGTCGCAGGATCAGTAATTCCCGAGAGTTTTGAGGAGCAAATGATGTTAGCCATGGCTGTTTCACTGGCTGAGGCTCGAGCAAGGACTAGTACTCCAGGAGTAGCTTGGCACTAG
- the LOC121772559 gene encoding 60S ribosomal protein L7-4-like: MAEKGGQIVPESVLKKQKRTEEWALAKKQEVAALKEKKSANRKLIYNRAKEYAKEYAAQERELIQLKREARLKGGFYVNPEAKLLFIIRIRGINAMHPTTKKILQLLRLRQIFNGVFLKVNKATVNMLHRVEPYVTFGYPNLKSVRELIYKRGFGKVNKQRIALTDNSIIEQTLGKHGIICIEDLIHEILTVGPHFKEANNFLWPFQLSAPLGGLERKRNHYVEGGDAGNREDYINELIRRMN; the protein is encoded by the exons ATGGCTGAGAAGGGAGGACAGATTGTGCCGGAGTCTGTTTTGAAGAAACAGAAGAGAACCGAGGAATGGGCCTTGGCCAAGAAGCAGGAGGTTGCTGCTCTCAAGGAAAAGAAATCGGCAAACAGGAAGCTGATTTACAACAGAGCTAAGGAGTATGCCAAGGAGTACGCAGCACAG GAAAGGGAACTCATTCAGTTGAAGCGTGAGGCGAGGTTGAAAGGGGGATTCTATGTGAACCCAGAAGCTAAGCTGCTGTTCATCATTCGTATTCGTGG TATTAATGCGATGCATCCAACGACAAAGAAGATTTTGCAGCTGCTTCGTCTGCGTCAG ATTTTTAATGGAGTGTTCCTAAAAGTTAACAAGGCAACGGTAAATATGCTGCACAGGGTCGAGCCATACGTTACTTTTGG GTACCCCAACTTAAAGAGTGTGAGAGAATTAATATACAAGAGGGGGTTCGGCAAGGTCAACAAGCAGCGCATTGCTTTGACAGATAACTCAATTATTGAACAG ACTCTTGGCAAACATGGCATTATCTGCATCGAAGATCTTATCCACGAGATCCTGACTGTTGGCCCTCACTTTAAGGAGGCTAACAACTTCCTCTGGCCATTCCAACTATCGGCCCCCTTGGGTGGCCtcgagaggaagaggaaccACTATGTTGAAGGTGGAGATGCTGGCAACCGTGAAGATTACATCAACGAGCTCATTAGAAGAATGAACTAA
- the LOC121769721 gene encoding calcium-transporting ATPase 9, plasma membrane-type-like, whose product MTNGEEEDIFHDIESGTAADDGSDADEEFSDPFDIGSTKNASHNMLKRWRQAALVLNASRRFRYTLDLKRDEQHEKRRRMIRAHAQVIRAALRFKLAGQQAKVLSSPVIPPSPSGPYGVSPEQLASMNRDHNIAAFEQYGGVKGISDMLRTNFEKGISGDDHEFAQRRDVFGSNTYPLKKGRTFWMFLWDAWQDTTLIILIVAAIASLGLGIKTEGLEEGWYDGGSITFAVLLVIIVTATSDYRQSLQFQNLNEEKRNIQVEVIRGGRREKVSIYDIVVGDVIPLKIGDQVPADGLVTISHSLAIDESSMTGESKIIQKDQRTPFLMSGCKVADGAGTMLVTGVGINTEWGLLMTSISEDNGEETPLQVRLNGVTTFIGIVGLTVAFSVLVILLARYFTGTSKDPDGTVQFVRGKTSLGHTIDGVIHIITAAVTIVVVAVPEGLPLAVTLTLAYSMKKMMADKALVRRLSACETMGSATTICSDKTGTLTLNQMTVVEAYVGKKKIDPPEDGSQLPASVSSLVDEGLAQNTSGSVFLNKVGEVEVSGSPTEKAILQWGVKLGMKFDTVKSESIVLHVAPFNSTKKRGGVAVRGRTGSQVHVHWKGAAEIILASCSQCIDVNGSVKPIENDMEFLKDAINNMAEKSLRCVAVAYKTFEANTVPTDQEQLAQWTLPEDDLVLLAIVGIKDPCRPGVREAVELCTHAGVKVRMVTGDNIQTAKAIAQECGILSSNADTGEPYVMEGKRFREMSEKDREQAANFIVVMARSSPTDKLLLVQTLRKQGEVVAVTGDGTNDAPALNEADIGLSMGIQGTEVAKENSDIIILDDNFASVVKVVRWGRSVYANIQKFIQFQLTVNVAALTINVVAAVTSGHVPLNTVQLLWVNLIMDTLGALALATEPPTDHLMDRSPVGRRESLVTNIMWRNLVIQATYQVAVLLVLNFEGLTLLKLKDDTIEHANMVINTVVFNTFVLCQIFNEFNARKPDELNVFAGVTKNHLFTGIVGSTFILQIIIINFLGKFTSTVKLNIPQWLICFVIGIISWPLAVIGKFIPVPKTPLGKVFIKPYQHCIAARKTQRNNT is encoded by the exons ATGACCAACGGCGAAGAAGAAGATATTTTCCATGACATCGAGAGCGGCACGGCGGCCGACGATGGATCTGACGCAGATGAAGAGTTTTCCGATCCTTTCGATATCGGCAGCACCAAAAATGCGTCTCACAATATGCTCAAGCGCTGGAGG CAAGCAGCTCTTGTGCTTAATGCTTCTCGTCGCTTTCGCTATACGTTAGACTTGAAAAGGGATGAGCAGCAcgaaaagagaagaagaatgaTTAGAGCGCATGCTCAAGTCATAAGG GCTGCATTGCGTTTCAAATTGGCTGGACAGCAGGCCAAAG TGTTAAGCTCACCAGTCATTCCTCCATCTCCATCTGGGCCTTATGGAGTTTCACCCGAACAGCTTGCTTCAATGAACAGAGATCATAATATTGCTGCATTTGAGCAATACGGAGGG GTTAAAGGCATATCAGATATGCTACGAACAAACTTTGAAAAGGGGATTTCTGGTGATGATCATGAGTTCGCTCAGAGAAGAGATGTCTTTGGGTCGAACACTTATCCTCTGAAGAAGGGGAGGACTTTCTGG ATGTTCCTATGGGATGCCTGGCAAGATACAACTCTCATTATTCTAATAGTAGCTGCAATCGCATCGTTGGGTCTAGGAATAAAAACTGAG GGCCTTGAAGAAGGATGGTACGATGGAGGAAGCATCACCTTTGCAGTTCTTCTGGTTATTATTGTTACAG CAACGAGTGATTACAGGCAGTCCCTCcagtttcaaaatttaaatgagGAAAAGCGAAATATTCAAGTGGAG GTGATCAGAGGAGGCCGGAGAGAGAAGGTTTCCATATATGACATTGTGGTTGGGGATGTCATACCTCTCAAAATCGGAGACCAG GTTCCTGCTGATGGACTAGTTACAATTTCCCATTCTCTTGCCATTGACGAATCCAGCATGACTGGAGAAAGCAAGATT ATTCAAAAAGACCAAAGAACTCCATTTTTGATGTCGGGTTGCAAGGTGGCAGATGGTGCCGGAACTATGCTG GTAACTGGTGTTGGAATCAACACTGAATGGGGATTGTTGATGACAAGTATATCTGAAGATAATGGTGAAGAAACTCCTCTGCAG GTGCGTCTGAATGGTGTTACAACTTTCATCGGAATTGTTGGGCTTACAGTAGCTTTCTCAGTACTCGTTATACTCTTGGCCAG ATATTTCACTGGGACTTCGAAAGATCCTGATGGAACTGTTCAGTTTGTTCGTGGGAAGACCAGTCTTGGCCACACGATTGACGGAGTTATACATATCATAACTGCTGCA GTAACAATAGTTGTTGTTGCGGTCCCAGAAGGGCTCCCTTTGGCCGTAACCTTGAC CCTAGCATACTCCATGAAAAAAATGATGGCTGACAAGGCTTTG GTGCGTAGGCTCTCGGCCTGTGAAACTATGGGATCTGCAACAACCATTTGCAGTGATAAGACTGGAACTTTGACCCTGAACCAG ATGACCGTAGTTGAGGCATATGTCgggaaaaagaaaattgatcCTCCTGAAGATGGTTCCCAGTTGCCTGCATCAGTTTCCTCTCTGGTAGATGAGGGACTCGCTCAGAACACTTCTGGAAGTGTATTCTTGAATAAG GTTGGTGAAGTTGAGGTGTCTGGATCTCCAACTGAGAAAGCCATTCTTCAGTGGGGTGTCAAG TTGGGCATGAAGTTTGACACTGTGAAATCTGAATCCATAGTCCTCCATGTCGCTCCTTTTAATTCTACCAAAAAACGAGGGGGTGTTGCAGTTAGAGGGCGG ACTGGATCCCAAGTTCATGTGCATTGGAAGGGAGCCGCTGAGATTATCTTAGCTTCCTGTTCACAGTGCATTGATGTAAATGGTTCTGTGAAACCAATTGAAAACGATATG GAATTTCTTAAAGATGCTATTAATAATATGGCCGAAAAAAGCTTGCGGTGTGTTGCTGTTGCTTACAAAACATTTGAAGCAAATACGGTTCCAACGGATCAAGAACAGCTGGCACAGTGGACTTTACCAGAAGATGATCTTGTTTTGCTGGCTATTGTTGGTATTAAG GATCCTTGTCGACCAGGTGTCAGAGAAGCAGTGGAACTATGCACACATGCTGGCGTTAAG GTGCGCATGGTGACTGGAGACAATATTCAGACAGCAAAAGCAATTGCGCAGGAGTGTGGTATCCTTTCATCAAATGCAGACACTGGTGAGCCATACGTCATGGAAGGGAAAAGATTCCGCGAGATGTCTGAGAAAGATAGAGAACAAGCTGCAAATTTTATTGTA GTTATGGCACGGTCTTCTCCGACTGACAAGCTTTTGCTAGTTCAGACACTGCGTAAGCAAGGGGAAGTTGTTGCTGTAACAGGAGACGGAACTAATGATGCCCCTGCACTCAATGAG GCTGATATAGGTCTTTCCATGGGTATACAAGGAACGGAAGTTGCAAAAGAAAACTCAGACATCATTATATTGGACGACAATTTCGCTTCAGTCGTAAAGGTTGTTCGATGGGGACGCTCTGTGTATGCAAATATCCAAAAATTCATCCAGTTCCAGCTCACTGTAAATGTTGCCGCTTTGACAATTAATGTCGTTGCTGCAGTTACTTCGGGCCATGTTCCTCTGAATACAGTGCAG CTTCTCTGGGTTAACCTCATCATGGATACACTGGGAGCTTTGGCACTGGCTACTGAACCGCCGACTGATCATCTTATGGACAGATCTCCAGTTGGTCGAAG GGAATCACTAGTAACAAATATCATGTGGAGGAACTTAGTTATTCAG GCAACATATCAAGTAGCAGTACTCCTTGTTCTCAACTTCGAGGGGTTAACTCTCCTCAAATTGAAGGATGACACCATAGAGCATGCTAACATGGTGATAAACACCGTGGTGTTCAACACGTTCGTTCTCTGTCAA ATTTTCAACGAGTTTAATGCTCGGAAGCCAGACGAACTCAATGTTTTCGCTGGTGTGACCAAAAACCACCTCTTCACTGGAATAGTTGGATCTACATTTATACTACAA ATAATCATAATCAATTTCCTTGGGAAGTTCACCTCAACAGTGAAGCTTAATATCCCACAATGGCTGATATGTTTTGTTATAGGCATTATCAG CTGGCCTCTGGCTGTGATCGGTAAATTTATCCCGGTTCCAAAAACGCCCCTCGGAAAAGTTTTCATCAAGCCATATCAACACTGCATTGCTGCTCGTAAAACACAACGTAATAATACGTAA